In the genome of Magnolia sinica isolate HGM2019 chromosome 2, MsV1, whole genome shotgun sequence, one region contains:
- the LOC131237125 gene encoding thiosulfate sulfurtransferase 16, chloroplastic-like isoform X1, whose protein sequence is MATLSLSSSSSSSLSFSPSLLSSPPLNRNLPSWPMSIPASLQLQLRYMPVGVENPHLKIRPMVAAVRRNPDVVGIPNSVPVRVAYELLQAGHRYLDVRTEEEFSIGHAIGAINVPYMLKFGNGGRRNASSSICLTNNPKFLEEVSSHFRKHDEILIGCQSGKRSLMAATDLLSAGFTGVTDIAGGFSAWTQTGLPTE, encoded by the exons ATGgctactctctccctctcttcttcttcttcttcctccctttccTTCTCcccttctcttctctcctctccaCCCCTcaacag GAATTTACCATCATGGCCAATGTCGATTCCAGCATCACTGCAGCTTCAGCTCCGGTACATGCCTGTTGGCGTGGAGAATCCACATCTAAAAATAAG ACCTATGGTGGCGGCCGTTAGACGGAATCCAGATGTGGTGGGCATTCCAAACTCAGTGCCTGTCCGTGTTGCATATGAACTCCTCCAAGCCGGGCACCGTTACCTTGATGTCAG GACTGAAGAAGAATTCAGTATCGGGCACGCCATAGGGGCCATAAACGTTCCATACATGTTGAAATTCGGAAATG GTGGGAGGAGAAATGCGAGTAGCAGCATCT GCTTGACAAATAATCCGAAATTTCTGGAGGAGGTATCATCACACTTCAGGAAGCACGATGAGATACTTATT GGATGCCAAAGTGGAAAGAGGTCACTCATGGCTGCAACTGATCTTTTATCTGCT GGCTTCACTGGCGTCACTGACATAGCAGGTGGGTTTTCAGCATGGACACAGACTGGGCTTCCAACAGAGTAG
- the LOC131237125 gene encoding thiosulfate sulfurtransferase 16, chloroplastic-like isoform X2 gives MATLSLSSSSSSSLSFSPSLLSSPPLNRNLPSWPMSIPASLQLQLRYMPVGVENPHLKIRPMVAAVRRNPDVVGIPNSVPVRVAYELLQAGHRYLDVRTEEEFSIGHAIGAINVPYMLKFGNGLTNNPKFLEEVSSHFRKHDEILIGCQSGKRSLMAATDLLSAGFTGVTDIAGGFSAWTQTGLPTE, from the exons ATGgctactctctccctctcttcttcttcttcttcctccctttccTTCTCcccttctcttctctcctctccaCCCCTcaacag GAATTTACCATCATGGCCAATGTCGATTCCAGCATCACTGCAGCTTCAGCTCCGGTACATGCCTGTTGGCGTGGAGAATCCACATCTAAAAATAAG ACCTATGGTGGCGGCCGTTAGACGGAATCCAGATGTGGTGGGCATTCCAAACTCAGTGCCTGTCCGTGTTGCATATGAACTCCTCCAAGCCGGGCACCGTTACCTTGATGTCAG GACTGAAGAAGAATTCAGTATCGGGCACGCCATAGGGGCCATAAACGTTCCATACATGTTGAAATTCGGAAATG GCTTGACAAATAATCCGAAATTTCTGGAGGAGGTATCATCACACTTCAGGAAGCACGATGAGATACTTATT GGATGCCAAAGTGGAAAGAGGTCACTCATGGCTGCAACTGATCTTTTATCTGCT GGCTTCACTGGCGTCACTGACATAGCAGGTGGGTTTTCAGCATGGACACAGACTGGGCTTCCAACAGAGTAG